The Tachysurus fulvidraco isolate hzauxx_2018 chromosome 26, HZAU_PFXX_2.0, whole genome shotgun sequence genome segment taTTTTGATAATtgtgcaaaaagaaaaactacATAATTATGGACATAAGAAACTTATATAATCAAATGCCATGAAAATGCCATGTAGCTAATATCAATGCTCTTTTGGTCAGGAGAgttacgcctgagataggcacaggctccccgtgacctgagaagttcagataagtggtagaagatgaatgaatgaatgaatgagttacaGTCTGTAATTGAGACTCAAAAGTGACATGTTGCATGAATTTGCATAGCAGATAACAGAGGAGCATGCAAGCTTAGGTTGAATGCTCAGGTGTGTAAAATCAAGCATGTTGGGATTGAGAGCATCCAAATGGCTTCAGTAGGTTCTGAGTGTGCTAGACTGAGCTTGAACTAGTTTCTGGTTTGTATTGATGCTTTATTCAGATgcaccattcacatttattcagagaaaaaaatgggTTGAACAGAAATGTAACAAATCAAGACTTGCTGAATTGTCTAAGAACATTTGCAGTTAAATGAATAATTGCAACCTGCATAtgagtgtttgttttgggggtggttACACTTGACCTGTAAACACAAATGATTACAGAAGCAGTAAGTGTTATTTCCTGTTCCACATTAAGGGTTTTTGAGGGGGGTGATTATGAAAAGGTTCAGAGGCAAGAGGCATGAGCCAAGCAGTGCCTTGGCTCGTTTATTTGTCCTCAGtcaagtgtttatttaaagtcTTGCTCACACTAGTGCGGAGAACAAGCTCTGTTCAGATGAATGAGGCCCTAAGTGGCTCTCACAAATGCACTCTGAAGTGGCTACTCCGTGTGTGCCTGTCTTAGTTTGTGTTTATACGTGTAAAAATGCCATTGCCAAGTATGCCATTTTTATGTTTAAGCAGTATGCAATAACATAAAATTGACATAAACATTCACatttcctatatatatatataatttgagtCATTGGTTCTTCTGTGGTATTTTGTATAGTTACTGGTCCGAAATGTTTGGAAGGTACAGAAACTTTGAAGAACCTTTTCCATTACAGGGTGCAATTGAACAATTTATCATGCTAGACAAATCCTTTTTTCTAAGCTTTTCAGTATAAATCATTTGCTAATTCAAACATGAAGAAAATGTTAATATGGCCTTTATTATAGTTACATAAAAATCTGGGTGTCTTAGGatattgtgctgtgcctcagtttctgttgtgtttctcaTGCCAGAAGAGCTGCAGAGATCTAATGTCAGCTATGATGTGGCCCCACTGTGGAACTGTGAAGGACAAGAGTCCTCAGGCTCAATAAATGGAGAAGTCGAGTGGCACTTGTGTCATGCTAATGACAAACATACAATAGCAGAAGCATACAATGACTAGGCACATCATTCACCCTGATGCCTTCTTCACAAAGACAGCAGGGAAAGCTGCTGAAAGAGCTGGCCATGGAGCATTGTAATCGTTTAACTTATTCAACCtagcacagttttttttaaggACTTATGGTataatttgctgtttttttctgaacattttATCTGAACCTATGAAAACTGCATCATCTACTGCacagaacatttatttaatatataataaaattataatataagaaTCAATTAATTTGATAGATAAACCTTTGCAGCAAATAATGATGGCAATATTCTACAGCACCTACATTTTTCTTATGGTATATCAGTCTTAGTCTGGAGTTCAGAGGACAAAAtagttttaaaactttttatacACCCAAAAGCACCAggcataaatataatttatgattAAGAAACATTCATCTCCTTTATAAGGACTGAAAAGGTGCTGCCTATGCAGCTATGTAACcaaatatttaaacttttttttatatctcaaACATGGCTGAATTCTGTGTGAACTTTCACGCTTGTCATTATTTCTTAAATCAGAAATTAGTGTGAAATCCAGCACTGTTATTGCTCAGGTCAAGGCCCAGTGTGGAATTTTGAGCCTGCACTGCCATGCTGAATCCATCACTGCCAGCTTTATACAAGAGCAAAGACATTTGAATTTAGGAATGTAAACGCTAATCCCATTTAAGCctaaataaagaaaggaagaggGAAGGGAGGAATAAAGACAAATTTTAGAATTGTGTATTTGTAGAAGTTTTGGATAGCACAGTGTTTATCTTAAAAAATGGATAACAGCAAGGGATGAAAACATTCCAGTTGTCTAATATTCAAAGTGCCTGTTACGTCCAGCTATGGGTCTAGAGGATATGCGGAcgtaacacaaaaaaaacctagttattaaaaaaacaataatgaaaaCGCGGTCCTAAGAAAGCCTCCGTTCAATTGGTaaattgtggtgtgtgttcaagtaAACAGGCAGAGACCGAAGCCGAGTCTGGTTGAGCGTGTATTTGCAAactatatacaaacacaaaaagataacaataacaaagtgaGGGACAAGAGCGgtgctaaagaaaaaaactcaataaaacaaaacacatcaacTAAATCTCAGGTACGAATACTTAactaacaaaagaaaacaggaaagcaACATCTTCAGGGTAGAACGCCACTAACTACGCTGCCTAATAACAGAAGTACAAGGATTCGCATCCGCTCATAACCTAGTGTGTCTAAACAGTTTCGCTCTGCGTGATGAAATGTAAGTCACGTGACAAACTAACCTGGTCCCAATCACTATGTATCGGAGAAGGAATGGAATAGGCACCGTTAAAGTGAAAGTCGAGTCACGGCATAGACCTCGATAACTGTATAGAACAGTTCACAAAGCGAACCACTTAACACACAATAACTAAACACAGAATTAGAAATAAACCAAGGCAAAACAGATAAGCAAACGCAGGTGAGCAAACAACCAGGTAAGTCGACGCCCCTCTCTCGCGCTCGTGTCACATCCGGGTCTTTATACCTGGCCAATACACCGGATTGGTTCCTGGAGTGGTTCATGGAATGATGACTGGCGGCTGAATCATCCAATCACAGGACCTGCGAGGCGGGACAGTGAAtaaaggaggaaagagagagagaaaacaatacGGGACATAACAGTGCCTGACATTAAGCAACCAGTAAGAGCCTATAATCATCATTATAAATGTTGCTCACTGCCTTGGTCTTGgcactgtttatttttccagGCCTCCTACACTCTTGATCAAGTCATAAACAACATACCATTGGAGAGGGCACAGTGCCATGTGGTTTAACACCTCCTCCGAGGCCCTGTTACACAGCAAACCAGAGTATAAACAACTCAACCCTACAAATAAACAGcctgaggaaaagaaaaaaatcaagccTAAAAAAGGTCTATTTTGAAAGAAATTTTGTGAAAAAGATGCATTTTGGTAACGTTAGCGGAAAAAATGTAAGCGATGAGAAGGACGATATAATATTTCTGAATGAATTTCAATCACATTCAGATGGGACAGTGTGCacagaaaagacagagacactggtgaggaaaggaagagagacaaaaaaaggaCATAACTTAATTTTCACGCTGTTAGGGCAGATGGGAAAGGTAATGTGGCATGACAGCTCTTGGACGCTTCAGTGCATGCTGTGACCACTTGGGATCTGACTCAGCTCAGATGCCTATGTGACACCACCCCTCCCCTCCTTTGCTTTTTCAGAGTTTGAATAAAGGGGCAGGCCTGTCCGGTTTAATGCTACCAGCCACCCCACACTCTATCTAGAAAATGTCAGAATGAAGGCAGTGTTCTGTGGGTCCGAATTTTAGGAAATGTaatgattttaaattaatttgatttggataataattttaatttggtttaaccatctattttctttttactgattaaagtttttttttaaattaaaatcagcagtattaaaatgtaaaaaattttatGTGACACATTTTTCCATTATCCGTTCTATTCAATTTATTGATTCCATCATCACTTATGCCATGAAGAGGAGGTAGCATTTGAATGAAATGGCTGTCAGTTCAGACCAATTACCATAAGCTGATGCTCCAAAGCTGAGGCCTATTGAAGCTCAGAGGAGCTTCTCAGGAGCTCAATGGGAAGCTTGCAGTGCTACTCTATTAAACTGACCTTGAGGGGCCCGTGAGGCCTAAAAATAGGCCATCCACCTCTCCATCTCACTAATTTTCTGTATTAATCACTCATTCAGAAGCACTGTGGATGTATGAATGAAGTTATTTAACTGATAAAAACTGAGTTATTATTCATCCATTATCATTTGATCATTCAAGTCAACTGACATGAGATTTTAATTGTTTGCTTTAAAGTGTTCATTGTTATGTAATGAAATGCAATTATGTGCAAGATTTACACCAAATTTGAATTTTGGGTTATGTattcacaaacacatatggaagTATATCTGAGAACATTATGTTTGACCATTCTCTTCTAGCATGGACTTTTtgtatgtgttattttatagaaCATGAATAATTTATTGAATATTCTGATATTTTCTGTTAGCTAAGGAGGAGAAAGCAAGTTGAAGGGGAAGGGGAAcgatacatacataaataaaacaaataaaatcaaataaaggtaagaaaatgaatgaagaattGACCACCAGATGGGAGATAAGATGCAAAAACCTGCTTAAGAATacaaaatgttaaagaaaaaaaagttgcacAAGGTACAAAAATACTTTAGCATTTTCCCTTTACAATGAACTTAATTTTCTCTGTATATCAGTGATCAGGAAATTTCAGGATTGggctgtttatttttgtatatatcaTCTCCACCACTATTAAGATCACTGATGACATTGTTTTTTGGGCCTGATATCTCATTATAATACATAATCTCTCATATTCATAATAATCCTACTTGGAGGAGGCTAAAAGCCTAGAGAACAGATGCCAGGAGAAGAATATTCTCCTGAGTGTCATCAATACATAGGCATAAAAGAGAGTAGGCAGGAGAGCTGCTACCACCCCCTTATGATCCAACAGGGCCCAGGTGTACAAAGTTTCCATTACCTTGGTATTACACATGACCTATCATGGTCCTGTCACATTAACACTCTGATTAACCAAAGGATGTCAGCAACTTCACGATCCTAGAGGCTTAAGAAAATTTATACTGCCCTCCGCAGTGATAAGGAAGCATCCTGACAGCATCATAGCCTTGTTTTAGACCTGCATCATTCAGGAAAGGCAGACTCTCCAAAGCAGGTTACATTCAGGTGAAAGCACTATCCCAATTGAGCTCATGAACCTGCAGTCTATTGAATGCAAGTACTCCTGTATACCAAGAAGATAATTATGGATTTTGCTCCATGTAGATCAACACAGATATAAAGAGGAGCTTCTTCCAGAAGGTCATTCAAGCCATCCAGGCCCTAAACAAGGAAATCTAGGAAGAGACCTTTGATTTGTTTGcataaaaacccaaaacaaactATTGTATACTCTTGTTAATGTACCTGTATTACCCATTATTAGccagtatatttattatttatgcaaATTGCACTAATCAAGACAATAACCCAGTTTTGAAGTAAATGTGTTTAGTaaagctaaacacacactgaagttGTTAAATCAAAGTGCAAACACAGTTAACAAATCCATTTCAACCTCACTATTCACagatatttgcttttttttgtttgaaccATGCGACTTTATTGACAATGAGAATATAGAGTCAAAGCACAGAGCCAGAATTAGAGCCTACCGCCTACTATCATACATAAGATATGTAACTGCAGAAATATAAAGATGATGTTGGAGTGATAACAGTAAGCAGTAATCTGCTTATCAAGTCCCTGAATGGCTTCAGTTGTCTGCTATGGCTGTTTCTCTGTATTCATGCTGTGTTCTGCTTCGATGAGGCCAAGcaacaaaaaatgttaatatgCTGCCAACAAAGAATATTGtggtttgcatttttatttcaattgcaTAAATGCAGTTGaagaaaatattacaaaatcaGCTCTTGTTGCACACATTTGTCTCCATACTGCAGTTTATTATGTGTCTTTATTCTTTCATCtgctgtatatatttgtttctgtaaaaatgtcctttattttattaaatcactAAATAGTTGTATTtagtattatgttttttttatttatatatttgaatttttaCTGTGCAGCAAAGACTTGATTGacattgattatttattattctgcaCTGGCACAATGGCGAATGTCAGAGTTCTTCCTTTGCCATTCTGGGATACAGTTTTATACCCAGCAATATCAGACAGGGCTAAGGGGTAATTTGGGGTAGTACCTGACATGATTATTAAGgctgaaattaaattaaattaaattaaagctgCTCAAAAAACCTAACTAGATTTAATAGAAATAACCTTTGCATAGCTTAAGTAATGTAATGAAGTGcacaaagaaaaagataaaactCAAGATAAAGCTTTAAGGAGAAGTCCTTGGTTTTgacaacatgtactgtatgtctactAAATGAATGTATAAAACCTCTGATTTGATTTGTGCTGGCATTTTATTGAAACCCAAAGGACTGTGCCTTTTTTAATTGTGTCCGTGTGTATAACTgctaaagaaagagagaggagaacagATCAATTGAAAGACCACTCAGCATTAACAATATTCGTCGCTGACTGTGTCTCCTTTACAGATAGCTCCTTCGAGGCCACCTGTGTTGCAGGATCGAAATCGTCTCCGGATGCCTTCATTACAGCTTGACCAGGAAGACCAGCAGCCCCAGTTGCCCAGCTGTTCTATGCGCTTGTCATTATCtgcaaacacacagaggaatgGCACAATGTATCgcttattaaataattaattgattattttttttaattgtctacATGTCAATTATAATGTTGGACACAAGAAGGCAACAGAACAATGATGCATGTCAAACAGAAGCCTtttcaaatactgtatataatttttttcttaggAGTCTGTCAGTCTTCTTTACTCACCTTTAATAAATTCAGGACGGATGTTCTGACAGGCAATACCTTCAGATTGCACTGGGCATAGACATTTGCAACTGCCATCTATCTGGGCAATGGTGCCACCGTTCTGGCATGGCTGACACttgcacacactgtactctgCCATGTACTCATTCAGGGCCCTCTGCAAGTTCTCCCTCCTTGGCTGGGCATCAGGGAATTTCAAAGGTATTGCATTATAGATGGGCTCAGGCTGTAACACAGAATTATTTTAGTCAGATTAAACAAATATGCATGATAATTAGAACTGTAAGCTTAGCAGACCTGCACATGCTaaacattgaattgaatttgcaAATAACTTGCCATATCATACAGAATCATACTTAAATGAAAACtaataatgaaacaaaaaacaacatgtaTAAAAGATACTGTACAAGTATAAAGACTtgctaaattaattaaattgcaAACAGAAAGCAGAATATAAAAGGAAATTTGAAAAACTCCTACAAAGTATGAAAGTACACACTGGCATGTAAGTGTTAAGTGTTGATTGAAAAGgaaatgtgtgtttacatcactgTGGATGAGAGCAGGCATGTCAGACAGTGTCCTTGCCCACTCCACATAATGATTCCAATCCAGCAAACCAGAATTACTGAGCTGAGACTTCATTGCTGCTGCTGAAGCTGGGGTACCTCCTTTCACTGCACTGATCACTTTATCAATTAGTGGCTCACTTTTATCAGTATCTAGTGGACAGGGACAAAATATTGGATTgcatttttcattcttttttcttttcattgaaGACACAATGGCActgaaaaatgttatttaaaacagGTTATGGTGTAAGTATAGGCACATACTTGTGTCACTCTTTATCAGGTTTTTACACTTGTCTTCAGGTACAGTTTTGCCTGGCTCTAGACCTCCTGTAATACCTCCAGTGAGCTCAAAATTTGCATCAATCCCAATTTTCAAGCAATCCTTCAGTGTATTTTCTATTGTTTCTGCAAGATCAAAGAGAAGTTCTTTGTGATATGCCACTTTTATGCCATAATCTTCCATAGAAAAATTGCTGACAGATTCAAGaaacaaaagtaataaaaaaaagacaaatctgactatagatagatagatagatagatagatagatagatagatagatagatagatagatagatagatagatagatagatagatagatagatagatacacatctatttatttgtttgtttgtttgttatttaaagcTAAATCTTTAAATTGTATCTttcaatttttatatatttaatatgtaaaaagATACTTGTAAGAATTCCAAGAGAGGACTCAACAAAATAGGAATTCAACTATTTATCtgaagagataaataaataaatataattaaaatattaaaataaatattatgattttatacatGAGATTTACACTTACTCTTGTCTGTGATTACTTTACTATTAAGGATGTATACAAGTTCATATTCCCCCCCTGCTCTTCCATTCCTGGTGTAATGAGTCCCATAATCCTCCAAGAAGCGAAAATACTGTCCTTTCTCATATTCTATAGGCAGTGCATCAACATCATCCAAGAATGTCTGAGTGACTTCCAGACCTCGAGACCTCATTCTGTATGTGCCTAGTTGCACTTTGCCCGTAATCCTAAAGAAGGATTTTTCCTGCAAAACGAGATGTGCAATACAAAAAGATGGATTATGGTAGCTTGAAACAGAATCCAGGTACAAACATTACATTATTCACTCCATTGAAAACCAAAATGCAATTCTGTCatgaaaaaaagacagtacacttTCCTTCAACTTAATGGCTTTAGTTAGCAGGGCTACATTACATTTGTGTGGTCATCagctttatataaattaaaaatggtgACTACATGTATATTTTCCACATATGAGTTATCCATTTAGATGTATTATtttttggtgtgtatgtgtgtacatgatgaCCAAACATTTCCACCTTTGTGTCATCAGTCCAGAGACTCTTGTACAAAAACTATTGTGGTTTGTTCAGGTGCATTTTGCAAACCTAGTTTATGGTTCCAAATTTATTTTTGGCAGAAGGCTTTTTCCTAGCTACCCTTATTGGAAAGCCATACTTGTTCAGTCTTCAGACTGCATCAACCATATctactgtgaaaaaaaattgtagataAATCAAGTATTTGCTACAGTAATAAATATTAGAATGCCCTGATAAGTTCAGGAACACAAAAAGGCCCAGAAGATGAAATAAATCTGTGGAGAAGGACAGAAGCATCCATTCCCTGTTGaagaaaattctttttaaaacagttaCAAATTCTAGAACATTATTCTCCTGACAGATGAGACAACATATCAGAAAGATGGGAATCAAAAATAAGGAGAAGGGGAGGAATCACTCATGATACAAAGATACAATCACTTCATCTAGAAGCATAGCATAAGTAGTGTCACAGCAGCCACTGGGATTGGTTCTCTtgtgtttattgatgatgtgacaGATTAATTTTGATCTGTCTTAGGATATATTATGTGCTCATAGTCTGACAAAAACTCATTGGACTATGCAGATGCACAATGACCTTAAGAATACATCAAGCAAACCAAGACATTTTTTAAGGAAATGAAGTAGAATGTTCATTAATGGGCAAATCAGTTGCCTGACCTGAATTCGGTTAAGAAGGAATTTTACATGCTTTTGGCAAAACTTAAGGCAACACATGAATAAGCAAGAAATGAATACAGCTGAATTATTGGCCTGGCAGGGGCCTGGTTTTTAATCATGTAGAAACAAGTCACCAACAACCATGCTGCCTCATTACATGCTACTGCAAGAGGACTGATTGATTAATGAGcaggtatataaataaatactatactTATTTTtactatactaaactatacttttataattattgttttaGCATTTcaaatttgaatgatttttttcatatatttaacattatttaataattaatgaataataattttttaaataattattattactgtaagaCTCAACAAGGACAGCTTTGGTACAACATTCATTGTAACTTGCAGTTTTAAAATAgttattgtttaataaatgtttatttacagagtttttaccatttttattataaGTTCAAAGTCAACAgagttttagtaaaaaaaagttaatgaaaTTCTTGTGCATGGTACTGtaatcacacatacatacatacagtacattacagatGCAGTGGATAGAGGTTGAAAAACTCTGGAGTTTTACTTAGAtctatgtttatattgaaaTCTAAATGTGTTTACTACATGATTAAAGTAAGAATGAAGATAAATATTACTTACATTTGTGGTGCTGTGGTCTGTAATAGTTTTGATCATTTCTTTCTtgtcagtctcagtgttcaGTCCAGCTGAGGCACTCACAAGTTGTGTGCCATTTTTTCCCGATGACTCAGTAGGGGTGAACTTAAAGGATAATCCTACAGAAGTTTTGGTAGTAATATCATGGGTGAGTTCGCTCAGCAATGAATGAGTATCTTTGTAGACCTCTTTAGAAGTAGTCTCATCCACTAATGTCTGGGGGTAAAagaacatatataatatatataatatattcatatttactgAGATGGGTTATGTTCAACTGTTTGCATTTGTCTGTTGGTTACAATGTGCtgagtatttatttacattaatatgcaaagCATTGGATTGCATATTAATTAAATGGTTGTTACCTGTATAAAGCACAAGAATGCTAGCTTCAGTGTCAAGCTTTACAGTTTGCCCTGTCACTTAGGTGTAAGTGTACGTTTTGCATTGCAACAGGTTGCTGTGTGTTTCAAATGAAAATTATTGTCACAAACTGTATGACATGCAGTTAAATGCTTTTAGTTACAAACATTTTCCATAGCTCATGTCTCAAAGTCTCTCTGCACTGTAACACAAAGTACCCAGAGCTGAACCACCTATTTTTAGAAgtactcacaactcacaaactgGTTGCTAGGGAGGGCTACAAGCCTGAGGAACTATTAATGAAACTAAGGACATTCAGTGACACCTCCCTGCCTGTTTGGCTCAGGTTCAAGAGTCACCTATATCCAGTTCAGATAATTTCCTGCCACACCACCAGATGGCACCTTCCTCctagttttaaatattttatgtaacacGATTTACATTTGGTTTTTCACAAAAACATTCCTTTCTTACTTTGAACTTACCTCATAGCTTCCTTTCTAACTTTCTTACTTACCTCATAGTTAAGGACAGCAACATTCCAGGGCAACCTGTTGTAGCTCAATGTGGATGGCTCCTTGACACGGTCACATATTCCATTATATATCTTGTTATTAAATGGGTTCATTCGGGGGCCTGAGCCTAGAATGTTGATGCTGTTGTGTGATAAAAGAGACCTGTCTAGCACATCATATGTAGGATATGTGTTCAACAAGTAAACTATTTCTTTTCTAAACTATGTATTTTCTCTAAACGATGTATGTTGTAACAGTTCTGTTACATTTTGTTGGATTCTGAATCAGATTGCTTGCtgtctcctgttttatctcctgCTTATTTTCAGTAGtaatattttactgttgtttGCTGCTTACCCGTATCCTGCACCCAGACCGATATCTGACTCAGTCATGACCAAATTGCCACATGGGGAGCGGATCTTATCACACTCTTCCTCATCAGAAAAGTCCCCACAGTCATTGTCCCCATTGCACAGAAGCCGATTTTTAATACAGAAGCCTGTTTGTGGAGACAGTGAGAAAGGGTAAGTAAAGTAATTTATGTATGTAATTTTTATAAGAATGGACTTGTAAACATGCACAAATAGTGACATATACAGAAATGTGCAGCAGTTTTACACAGGTGTgaaaaatgctttcaaaaagAAGTGTTAATGATTTCTTTTTACCAATTATTAAAATGGTAGGAAAAAGAACAATCCCAGACAAActtgatgatgttgagatcaagGCTTTGTGGGGGACAAACCATCACTTCCAGGACTCTTTTTGTTCTTCTCTATGCTCAAGATAGTTCTTAATGGTAATGGTTAAATGCAGAACAAATGTGGGGCTAATCAGATTCCTCTTTGATGATATCGCATAATAGAAAAGTATAT includes the following:
- the c9 gene encoding complement component C9; the encoded protein is MRMLMSIALITHCFLQLTAGISVGDFMQGFKRKARELNAPAPIDCKMTAWSEWAPCDPCTKTKHRSRGIETFGQFGGRRCIEPIGENDVCKPTTQCVEDPPPVCAANEFLCETGFCIKNRLLCNGDNDCGDFSDEEECDKIRSPCGNLVMTESDIGLGAGYGINILGSGPRMNPFNNKIYNGICDRVKEPSTLSYNRLPWNVAVLNYETLVDETTSKEVYKDTHSLLSELTHDITTKTSVGLSFKFTPTESSGKNGTQLVSASAGLNTETDKKEMIKTITDHSTTNEKSFFRITGKVQLGTYRMRSRGLEVTQTFLDDVDALPIEYEKGQYFRFLEDYGTHYTRNGRAGGEYELVYILNSKVITDKKTIENTLKDCLKIGIDANFELTGGITGGLEPGKTVPEDKCKNLIKSDTNTDKSEPLIDKVISAVKGGTPASAAAMKSQLSNSGLLDWNHYVEWARTLSDMPALIHSDPEPIYNAIPLKFPDAQPRRENLQRALNEYMAEYSVCKCQPCQNGGTIAQIDGSCKCLCPVQSEGIACQNIRPEFIKDNDKRIEQLGNWGCWSSWSSCNEGIRRRFRSCNTGGLEGAICKGDTVSDEYC